From Enterococcus wangshanyuanii, the proteins below share one genomic window:
- the hslO gene encoding Hsp33 family molecular chaperone HslO — MEDYLVKALCYEGSIRAYAVCATNTISEAQERHDTWSSSTAALGRTMVGALLLGATLKGEDKLTVKVQGNGPAGSIVVDSDGSGNTKGYIKNPHVSLTLNESGKIDVRGAVGTEGVFTVIKDLGLKETFSGQTPIVSGEIGEDFTYFMAVSEQIPSAIGLSVLVDTDEHVRAAGGFMIQVMPGADEKTIDFIEQRLQEVPMISRLIDEGESPEGILERLLGKDEIEILEKMPVQFKCNCSKEKFGTAIIAVGLDEINAMIEEDHGAEAVCQFCGNKYHYSEEDLIELRDEAIKNTRNK; from the coding sequence ATGGAAGATTACTTAGTAAAAGCATTATGTTATGAAGGATCGATTCGCGCTTACGCTGTTTGCGCAACAAATACAATTTCAGAAGCACAAGAACGTCATGATACATGGAGCTCGTCGACAGCTGCATTAGGCAGAACGATGGTCGGTGCGCTATTGTTAGGTGCAACGTTAAAAGGTGAAGATAAATTAACGGTCAAAGTTCAAGGGAATGGTCCGGCAGGAAGTATTGTTGTCGATAGTGACGGCAGTGGAAATACAAAAGGCTATATCAAAAATCCTCATGTTAGCCTAACCCTTAATGAGAGTGGAAAAATCGATGTTCGCGGAGCAGTTGGGACAGAAGGCGTCTTTACTGTGATCAAAGACCTTGGCTTGAAAGAAACTTTCTCAGGTCAAACACCGATCGTTTCTGGTGAAATCGGCGAAGATTTTACTTATTTTATGGCTGTTTCAGAACAAATTCCTTCAGCCATCGGTCTAAGTGTTTTAGTTGATACGGATGAACATGTTAGAGCTGCTGGTGGATTTATGATCCAGGTGATGCCGGGAGCAGATGAAAAAACAATCGATTTTATTGAACAACGATTGCAGGAAGTGCCGATGATTTCTCGTTTGATCGATGAAGGTGAATCTCCAGAAGGGATTTTGGAACGTTTATTAGGCAAAGATGAAATCGAAATTTTAGAAAAAATGCCAGTACAGTTTAAATGTAACTGTTCAAAAGAAAAATTTGGCACAGCAATAATCGCTGTAGGCCTTGATGAAATCAATGCGATGATCGAAGAAGATCATGGGGCAGAAGCCGTTTGCCAATTTTGCGGGAATAAATACCATTATAGCGAAGAAGATTTAATCGAATTGAGAGACGAAGCCATCAAAAATACACGAAATAAATAG
- the hpt gene encoding hypoxanthine phosphoribosyltransferase translates to MLEKDIERVLISQEQILEKSAELGKQLTEDYKGKNPLVIGILKGAIPFMADITRCIDTHLEMDFMDVSSYGNATVSSGEVKIVKDLDTNVEGRDILIVEDIIDSGRTLAYLVDLFKYRKAASVKIVTLLDKPEGRVVDIVADYVGFDVPNEFVVGYGLDYAEAYRNLPYVGVLKPEIYESN, encoded by the coding sequence ATGCTAGAGAAAGATATTGAGCGAGTTTTGATTTCACAAGAACAAATCCTTGAAAAATCAGCTGAACTTGGAAAACAGTTGACAGAAGATTACAAAGGCAAGAATCCTTTAGTGATCGGTATTTTAAAAGGTGCCATTCCTTTTATGGCTGATATTACACGCTGCATCGATACACATTTGGAAATGGATTTTATGGATGTATCAAGCTACGGCAATGCAACGGTATCATCCGGTGAAGTAAAAATCGTTAAAGATTTAGACACAAATGTTGAGGGTCGGGATATCCTGATCGTTGAAGATATCATCGACAGTGGGCGAACATTAGCTTATTTAGTAGATTTATTTAAATATAGAAAAGCAGCTTCTGTAAAAATCGTGACATTATTAGATAAACCAGAAGGCCGTGTTGTAGATATCGTCGCAGATTACGTTGGCTTTGATGTGCCGAATGAATTCGTTGTCGGTTATGGTTTAGACTATGCAGAAGCTTATCGGAACCTGCCTTACGTAGGGGTCTTGAAACCAGAAATCTACGAATCAAATTAA
- the tilS gene encoding tRNA lysidine(34) synthetase TilS: protein MFQEFYRYCKKNHYWQADERILLAVSGGVDSMVLMHLMQRSAKKDGFHLAIAHVNHQLRSESAEEEAYLRQYCQKQGLPYYSKEWKAADKSRNTEARARHFRYAFFTELMEKNAYSKLFTAHHSDDQAETIVMKLTRGSTLTNLVGIRSEQSFGEGQLIRPLLLFSKEQLERFAEQEKISYFEDSTNLSDEYVRNRMRHNVIPMLKKENQQFLQHMSDFSTQINYADELIQLVILPKYQRWVSETQEGWRIQLQELKREEKSIQFFFIQQLLQQTLVPQNINVSQKQVQQLLTLINDSKPQMMIDLEQDWQMIKEYDSAYLRKRTMISENELFSLNVGEQLFLSENEWLCLEKSGDIVEQPERIRNWQERSLTISSEIPLPLTVRHRKEGDRIALTPQLTKRVKRIFIDQKIPNSVREKNWLILSSAEEIIWMPKFANSYLSIPKETDKILYRLLYKTKE from the coding sequence ATGTTTCAGGAATTTTACCGCTATTGTAAAAAGAATCATTATTGGCAAGCGGATGAGCGGATTCTTCTGGCTGTTTCTGGAGGAGTTGATTCTATGGTCTTAATGCATTTAATGCAACGCTCGGCCAAAAAAGATGGCTTCCATCTGGCGATAGCGCATGTGAATCATCAGTTACGATCTGAATCAGCGGAAGAAGAAGCCTATCTAAGACAGTATTGTCAAAAGCAAGGACTTCCTTATTATAGTAAAGAGTGGAAAGCAGCTGACAAATCCCGGAATACGGAAGCGCGAGCTCGACATTTCCGTTATGCTTTTTTTACGGAACTTATGGAAAAAAACGCGTATTCCAAACTATTCACAGCACATCACAGTGACGATCAAGCTGAAACGATCGTGATGAAACTAACTCGAGGCAGTACATTGACAAATTTAGTAGGCATTCGTTCTGAGCAAAGTTTTGGAGAAGGGCAATTGATACGTCCATTGCTACTATTTTCTAAAGAACAGTTAGAGCGGTTTGCTGAACAGGAAAAAATTAGCTATTTTGAAGATAGTACCAATCTAAGTGATGAGTATGTACGTAATCGGATGAGACACAATGTTATCCCGATGTTAAAAAAAGAAAACCAACAGTTTTTACAACATATGAGTGATTTTAGTACGCAAATCAACTATGCTGACGAATTGATTCAATTGGTGATTTTGCCTAAGTATCAAAGGTGGGTTTCGGAAACACAAGAAGGTTGGCGCATTCAATTGCAAGAGCTAAAGCGGGAAGAAAAAAGCATTCAATTTTTTTTCATTCAGCAATTACTTCAGCAAACATTAGTCCCTCAAAACATCAATGTCAGCCAAAAGCAAGTTCAACAACTTTTGACACTAATAAACGATTCAAAACCACAAATGATGATTGATTTGGAGCAGGACTGGCAAATGATCAAGGAATATGACAGTGCCTATTTGAGAAAAAGAACGATGATTTCAGAAAACGAATTATTTTCTCTAAACGTAGGCGAGCAATTGTTTCTTTCAGAAAACGAATGGCTATGTTTAGAAAAAAGTGGAGATATTGTTGAACAACCTGAAAGAATCAGAAACTGGCAGGAACGTTCCCTAACGATAAGTAGTGAGATCCCTTTGCCGCTAACTGTTCGGCATAGGAAAGAAGGTGATCGAATCGCGTTGACACCCCAATTAACGAAACGAGTCAAACGTATATTTATCGATCAAAAGATCCCTAATTCTGTCCGAGAAAAAAACTGGCTGATTCTCTCAAGTGCAGAAGAGATCATCTGGATGCCTAAATTTGCAAATTCATATTTGAGTATTCCTAAAGAAACTGATAAAATACTCTACAGACTCCTTTATAAAACAAAGGAGTAA
- a CDS encoding putative polysaccharide biosynthesis protein, translating to MAHKEMRSMMQGAVVLTAASFVAKVLSAVYRVPFQNLVGDEGFYVYQQVYPIYGIAMTLALSGLPQFISKVVAEQPEVSGQKKVLQQLFPFVFVIAVLCWSFFFLGSDEIAYMMGDPKLASLIRVVSFTFLLVPILSFYRGNFQGHLLMIPSAVSQVVEQIVRVGVILVAAYSFSSFGWSIYQTGTIAMAGALFGGIVAAVILWYYDQKIRVGSSAYLTQWSFSKGSRKLFGRLLLEGGIVSLYSAFLILFQLIDSFVVKNALVVSGVSDSAAKIDKGVYDRGQPLVQLGLVVALALSSSFLPALTKYFINQEQGRFLQAAKIFLRLTTAIAAAASVGLALLLPYMNYALFKDYQGNGVLGIYVCSIAFMAVIQAYQSIFQSQNQFRTALLAAFAGLLVKAFSSHPLIYLWGTAGASLSTIVGLIATLVLLVLFSKKEINQFAGEGRFLKKLLISLGGMSIVLLCYQAVVAILLGTIVHRGQALVVTILGVLIGGGSFIFIIIKINLFTIREWLTLPFGAKILRMKR from the coding sequence ATGGCACATAAGGAGATGCGGTCGATGATGCAGGGGGCCGTTGTTTTGACAGCGGCATCGTTTGTTGCTAAGGTACTGAGCGCCGTTTATCGTGTGCCTTTTCAAAATTTAGTTGGTGATGAAGGGTTTTATGTTTACCAGCAAGTTTATCCGATTTATGGGATCGCGATGACGTTAGCGTTGTCTGGTTTGCCGCAGTTTATTTCAAAAGTAGTAGCAGAGCAGCCAGAGGTCAGTGGTCAAAAAAAGGTTTTACAACAGCTGTTTCCCTTTGTTTTTGTGATTGCGGTGCTGTGCTGGAGCTTTTTCTTTTTAGGCAGTGATGAAATTGCCTATATGATGGGAGATCCTAAGTTGGCCTCCTTGATTCGGGTCGTTTCTTTTACTTTTTTACTGGTACCGATCCTATCCTTTTACCGTGGAAACTTTCAAGGACATCTATTAATGATTCCAAGTGCTGTTTCTCAAGTGGTGGAGCAAATTGTTCGAGTAGGCGTGATTTTGGTCGCTGCCTATTCATTTAGCAGTTTCGGTTGGTCGATTTATCAAACTGGAACGATCGCAATGGCTGGTGCGCTTTTTGGCGGGATCGTTGCCGCCGTGATTCTTTGGTATTATGATCAGAAAATACGGGTAGGCAGTTCGGCTTATCTGACCCAGTGGTCTTTTTCGAAAGGCTCAAGAAAATTATTTGGCCGATTGTTGTTAGAAGGCGGCATCGTGTCATTATACAGCGCTTTTTTGATTCTATTTCAACTGATTGATTCATTTGTTGTAAAAAATGCATTGGTTGTCTCAGGAGTGAGTGATTCAGCTGCAAAAATCGATAAAGGTGTTTATGACCGAGGACAACCTTTAGTACAACTAGGTTTAGTTGTTGCTTTAGCATTGAGTTCTAGTTTCTTACCTGCACTGACGAAGTACTTTATCAATCAAGAACAGGGGCGCTTTTTACAGGCTGCCAAGATTTTTTTACGATTGACTACGGCGATTGCAGCGGCAGCTTCGGTTGGTTTGGCGTTATTGCTTCCTTATATGAATTATGCATTATTTAAAGACTATCAGGGAAATGGTGTTTTGGGCATCTATGTTTGTTCCATTGCATTTATGGCAGTAATTCAAGCCTACCAAAGTATCTTTCAAAGCCAAAATCAATTCAGGACGGCGCTGCTAGCCGCTTTTGCAGGTCTTTTAGTAAAGGCGTTTTCTTCACACCCTTTGATTTATTTGTGGGGAACCGCTGGTGCGAGCCTATCGACAATTGTGGGTTTGATAGCAACCTTAGTATTACTGGTTCTTTTTTCAAAAAAGGAAATTAATCAATTTGCTGGTGAAGGACGTTTTCTTAAAAAATTATTGATTAGTTTAGGTGGAATGAGTATCGTATTGTTATGCTATCAAGCAGTAGTTGCCATACTTTTAGGAACGATCGTCCATCGAGGGCAAGCGTTAGTTGTCACAATTTTAGGTGTTCTGATTGGCGGAGGCTCATTTATTTTTATTATCATCAAAATAAATTTATTCACGATCCGTGAATGGCTGACACTGCCGTTTGGAGCGAAAATATTAAGAATGAAGAGGTAA
- the ftsH gene encoding ATP-dependent zinc metalloprotease FtsH, with amino-acid sequence MNKKNSGMKNGLYYVLLILAMVMVVYFIFGNSNQQSPDIEYSTFNTQLEKGKIKEMTIQPTNGVYKIVGQYKDKQEIKNTGGLSLWGSTEVSTKSFTTIVLPSDITLSGIQEMAKDNNVKLTVKEQSTSGAWLSILFSFLPIVLFIFLFYMMMGQQGGGGGGGGRVMNFGKSKAKEADKKANRVRFSDVAGAEEEKQELVEVVEFLKDPRRFVELGARIPAGVLLEGPPGTGKTLLAKAVAGEAGVPFYSISGSDFVEMFVGVGASRVRDLFETAKKNAPAIIFIDEIDAVGRQRGAGMGGGHDEREQTLNQLLVEMDGFDGNEGVIVVAATNRSDVLDPALLRPGRFDRQILVGRPDVKGREAILKVHARNKPLADDVDLKVVAQQTPGFAGADLENVLNEAALVAARRNKKKIDASDVDEAEDRVIAGPAKKDRVINKKEREMVAYHEAGHTIVGLVLSRARIVHKVTIIPRGRAGGYMIALPKEDQFLMTREDMFEQIVGLLGGRTAEEIIFGVQSTGASNDFEQATGIARSMVTEYGMSDKLGPVQYEGNHQVFVGRDYGQTKAYSEQVAFEIDQEVRRILMEAHDKAHEIIEAHRAQHKLIAEKLLEFETLDARSIKSLFEEGVMPQDVIDSQFPSEKAQTFEEAKRALEEKDAQKQAEEKQDFEEAKKELHDEAEEVKANSEKAEETVQSETKDEDKKDDSEYDRNNFEDRYK; translated from the coding sequence ATGAATAAAAAAAATAGCGGCATGAAAAATGGCCTATACTATGTATTGCTTATTTTAGCGATGGTCATGGTTGTATATTTCATCTTTGGAAATAGCAATCAACAGTCGCCGGATATTGAATACTCAACATTTAATACCCAATTAGAAAAAGGGAAAATCAAGGAAATGACGATCCAGCCAACAAATGGCGTGTACAAGATCGTTGGTCAGTATAAAGACAAACAAGAAATCAAAAACACTGGAGGTCTTTCGTTATGGGGATCGACAGAAGTATCAACAAAATCATTTACAACGATTGTCCTGCCAAGTGACATCACCTTATCAGGGATTCAGGAAATGGCGAAAGACAATAATGTAAAATTAACAGTAAAAGAGCAGTCAACAAGTGGTGCTTGGTTGTCGATTCTATTTAGCTTCTTACCGATCGTGTTATTCATCTTCTTATTCTATATGATGATGGGTCAACAAGGCGGCGGTGGCGGTGGCGGCGGCCGTGTCATGAACTTTGGTAAATCAAAAGCCAAAGAAGCAGACAAAAAAGCCAATCGCGTACGCTTCTCTGATGTAGCAGGAGCCGAAGAAGAAAAGCAAGAATTAGTTGAAGTAGTCGAGTTCTTAAAAGATCCACGACGTTTCGTTGAATTAGGTGCACGTATTCCAGCAGGTGTTCTTTTAGAGGGCCCTCCAGGAACAGGTAAAACATTACTTGCTAAAGCCGTAGCCGGTGAAGCAGGCGTACCGTTTTACTCTATCTCAGGTTCAGACTTCGTTGAAATGTTTGTCGGTGTCGGTGCCAGCCGTGTCCGTGATTTATTTGAAACGGCGAAGAAAAATGCACCAGCGATCATTTTCATCGATGAAATCGATGCTGTCGGTCGTCAACGTGGTGCCGGTATGGGTGGCGGACACGATGAACGTGAACAAACCTTAAACCAATTACTCGTTGAAATGGATGGTTTTGATGGCAATGAAGGAGTTATCGTTGTTGCTGCAACGAACCGTTCAGACGTTTTAGACCCAGCATTATTACGTCCAGGTCGTTTTGACCGTCAAATTTTAGTTGGTCGTCCAGATGTGAAAGGCCGTGAAGCGATTCTTAAAGTTCACGCTCGTAACAAACCGTTGGCTGATGATGTTGACTTAAAAGTTGTTGCACAACAAACACCAGGTTTTGCTGGTGCTGATCTAGAAAACGTCTTAAACGAAGCGGCGTTAGTTGCTGCTCGTCGTAATAAAAAGAAAATCGACGCGTCAGATGTGGATGAAGCAGAAGACCGCGTGATTGCCGGACCAGCTAAGAAGGATCGCGTAATCAACAAGAAAGAACGCGAAATGGTTGCATACCACGAAGCGGGACATACGATCGTTGGGTTAGTTCTAAGCCGTGCTCGCATCGTCCACAAAGTAACGATCATTCCTCGCGGACGTGCTGGTGGATACATGATCGCTTTACCAAAAGAAGATCAATTCTTGATGACTAGAGAAGATATGTTTGAACAAATCGTTGGCTTACTTGGCGGACGTACAGCAGAAGAAATCATCTTCGGTGTTCAATCAACTGGTGCATCAAATGACTTTGAACAAGCAACAGGAATTGCACGCAGCATGGTCACTGAATATGGAATGAGCGATAAATTAGGTCCTGTTCAATATGAAGGAAACCACCAAGTCTTTGTTGGCCGTGATTATGGTCAAACTAAAGCTTACTCTGAACAAGTAGCATTTGAAATCGATCAAGAAGTACGTCGTATCTTGATGGAAGCTCATGATAAAGCGCATGAAATCATTGAAGCACATCGCGCTCAACACAAATTGATCGCAGAAAAACTACTTGAATTTGAAACATTAGATGCGCGCAGCATCAAGTCATTGTTTGAAGAAGGTGTTATGCCTCAAGATGTTATCGATAGCCAGTTCCCAAGTGAAAAGGCTCAAACATTTGAAGAAGCCAAACGTGCATTAGAAGAAAAAGACGCACAAAAACAAGCTGAAGAAAAACAAGACTTTGAAGAGGCGAAAAAAGAATTGCACGACGAAGCAGAAGAAGTAAAAGCGAACAGTGAAAAAGCAGAAGAAACTGTCCAATCTGAAACAAAAGATGAAGACAAAAAAGATGACTCTGAATATGATCGCAACAACTTTGAAGATCGTTACAAATAA
- a CDS encoding S1 domain-containing RNA-binding protein, whose protein sequence is MSIEVGAKLPGKVSGITNFGAFIDLGEGKTGLVHISEVSNGFVKDIHDVLTVGDEVTVKVTSVGDDGKVGLSIRKAQEQPVEQKREFQRRDNHEQQGNRDRGQRPAPKKQFTRAQPTNSKQDFDSLMSSFLKDSDDRLSSLKRNTEGKRGGRGGRRN, encoded by the coding sequence ATGTCAATTGAAGTAGGAGCTAAGTTGCCAGGGAAAGTGTCAGGTATCACAAATTTTGGTGCCTTCATTGATTTAGGTGAAGGAAAAACAGGGTTGGTTCACATTAGTGAAGTATCAAATGGGTTCGTTAAAGACATTCATGATGTCTTAACTGTAGGAGATGAAGTGACAGTCAAAGTGACTTCGGTTGGTGATGACGGTAAAGTCGGCTTGTCTATTCGTAAAGCACAAGAACAACCAGTAGAACAAAAGCGTGAATTTCAACGTCGTGATAACCATGAACAGCAAGGAAATCGTGACCGTGGACAACGTCCAGCGCCTAAAAAACAATTTACAAGAGCACAGCCAACGAATTCAAAACAAGATTTTGATTCATTGATGAGTTCATTTTTAAAAGATAGTGATGACCGTTTGTCTTCACTAAAACGCAATACAGAAGGTAAACGTGGTGGACGAGGCGGTCGCCGTAACTAA
- a CDS encoding RNA-binding S4 domain-containing protein — protein sequence MRLDKFLKVSRIIKRRPVAKEVADKGRIQINGILAKSSSNVKIGDQIKIQFGNKILEIEVLELRDSTKKEDAEKMYQIISEKRVENSDNLD from the coding sequence ATGCGTTTAGATAAATTTTTAAAAGTTTCACGTATCATCAAAAGAAGGCCTGTGGCAAAAGAAGTTGCAGACAAAGGTCGAATTCAAATCAATGGTATTCTTGCAAAATCGTCCAGTAATGTAAAAATTGGTGATCAAATCAAGATTCAATTTGGAAATAAAATACTGGAAATTGAAGTTCTTGAGCTCCGTGATTCAACGAAAAAAGAAGATGCTGAGAAAATGTATCAGATTATTTCCGAAAAAAGAGTAGAAAATAGTGATAATTTAGATTAG
- a CDS encoding FtsB family cell division protein, whose product MGKKKKDTEKVAALDNEYTKEQYAEFQKQHKQLIFRRRRLAVVFLVAFVIFLVSGFQLMKDYQQLNTFKKQHVEAVAESKEADKKLKRLEQDVALLRDEDYVAKLARSRFYVSKEGEQIYNIPELGGTTSSNAEQKSSAEESQSQSHSSEKQSGE is encoded by the coding sequence ATGGGAAAAAAGAAAAAAGACACGGAGAAAGTTGCTGCATTAGATAATGAGTATACAAAAGAACAGTATGCCGAGTTTCAAAAACAGCATAAACAGTTGATTTTCAGACGTCGGCGTTTAGCGGTTGTTTTTCTCGTAGCGTTTGTAATTTTTCTCGTTTCAGGTTTTCAGCTGATGAAAGATTACCAACAGCTTAATACCTTCAAGAAACAGCATGTTGAAGCTGTAGCTGAATCGAAAGAAGCAGATAAAAAGCTTAAGCGTTTAGAACAAGATGTTGCACTCTTGAGAGATGAAGATTACGTTGCTAAGTTGGCACGCAGTCGTTTTTATGTTTCAAAAGAAGGCGAACAAATCTACAATATCCCAGAGTTAGGCGGAACAACTAGCTCGAATGCAGAACAAAAATCATCAGCAGAAGAAAGTCAATCACAGTCTCATTCCTCTGAGAAACAATCAGGCGAATAA
- the dusB gene encoding tRNA dihydrouridine synthase DusB, giving the protein MWKIGNIEIPNRVVVAPMAGISNAAFRVTVKEFGAGLVVCEMISDKGIQTRNKKTLDMLYIDDREYPLSVQIFGGNKENLVEAAKFVEENTQAAIIDINMGCPVNKIIKAEAGAKWLLDPNKVYEMVEAVSSAVSLPVTVKMRTGWDDEHLFAVENALAAEKAGASAIAMHGRTRVQMYEGKANWEVLKEVKRHLTIPFMGNGDVKTPEDAKRMIEYVGADGVMIGRAALGNPWMIQRTKEYLETGVLIPEPSPFEKIETAKLHLTRLIDLKGERIATREFRQHAAYYLKGIPRAAKVKAAINQAETQQEMVDLLDAFVEKAEKYAEKETIEII; this is encoded by the coding sequence ATGTGGAAAATAGGTAATATTGAGATTCCTAATCGAGTGGTCGTTGCACCAATGGCAGGTATTAGTAATGCGGCTTTCCGAGTAACAGTCAAAGAATTTGGTGCAGGTCTAGTTGTTTGCGAGATGATCAGTGATAAAGGGATCCAGACTAGGAATAAAAAAACGTTGGATATGCTTTATATTGATGATCGAGAATACCCATTAAGCGTTCAGATTTTTGGTGGAAATAAAGAGAATCTTGTTGAAGCTGCGAAGTTTGTCGAAGAAAATACCCAAGCAGCGATCATCGATATCAACATGGGCTGTCCTGTCAATAAGATTATCAAAGCTGAAGCGGGGGCGAAATGGCTATTAGACCCGAATAAAGTCTATGAAATGGTTGAAGCAGTCTCTTCAGCGGTTTCTTTGCCAGTAACGGTAAAAATGCGGACTGGCTGGGATGATGAACACTTATTTGCCGTAGAGAACGCACTAGCTGCTGAAAAAGCAGGTGCTTCTGCCATTGCAATGCACGGCAGAACTCGAGTGCAAATGTATGAAGGAAAAGCGAATTGGGAAGTATTGAAAGAAGTAAAACGTCATTTAACGATTCCTTTTATGGGAAATGGTGATGTGAAAACCCCGGAAGATGCTAAACGGATGATCGAATACGTGGGTGCTGATGGTGTAATGATCGGTAGAGCAGCTTTAGGAAATCCCTGGATGATCCAACGAACAAAGGAATATCTTGAAACAGGTGTATTGATACCGGAGCCAAGTCCATTTGAAAAAATCGAAACCGCGAAACTTCATCTAACGCGTTTGATAGACTTAAAAGGGGAACGCATTGCAACAAGAGAATTTCGTCAGCATGCTGCCTACTATCTAAAAGGAATCCCTCGTGCAGCGAAAGTAAAAGCTGCAATCAACCAAGCGGAGACACAGCAGGAAATGGTCGATCTGTTAGATGCGTTTGTAGAAAAAGCAGAAAAATATGCAGAAAAAGAGACAATAGAAATAATCTAA
- the lysS gene encoding lysine--tRNA ligase has protein sequence MADEQQAHLDDLNDQMLVRREKMENLREEGIDPFGKRFDRTHNSSELHEQYDKNSKEELNELDLSASVAGRMMTKRGKGKAGFAHLQDREGQIQIYVRKDQVGDEAYELFKHADLGDFFGVTGQIMKTDTGEVTVKAKTIVLLTKALRPLPDKYHGLTNIEQRYRQRYLDLISNKDSFDRFMKRSQIISEIRRYLDSNGYVEVETPVLHNDAGGATARPFITHHNALDMDLYLRIALELHLKRLIVGGMEKVYEIGRVFRNEGIDTTHNPEFTMLEAYTAYTDYKDVMDLTEGIIRNAAEKVLGTSTITYDGKQVDLGSEFKRVHMVDAIKEQTGVDFWQEMTVEQARDLAEKHNVEINDNMAVGHILNEFFETFVEETLQQPTFVYGHPVEVSPLAKKNPEDGRFTDRFELFIVGKEFANAFTELNDPIDQRERFEGQEKEREQGNDEAHGVDEDFIEALEYGLPPTGGLGIGIDRLVMLLTDAQSIRDVLLFPTMR, from the coding sequence GTGGCAGATGAACAACAAGCGCACTTAGACGATCTAAATGATCAAATGCTTGTGCGTCGTGAAAAAATGGAAAACTTACGTGAAGAAGGGATTGATCCCTTTGGTAAACGTTTTGACCGTACACATAATTCAAGTGAGTTACATGAACAATATGACAAAAACTCAAAAGAAGAACTAAATGAACTAGACTTGTCAGCAAGTGTTGCTGGACGTATGATGACAAAGCGTGGAAAAGGTAAGGCTGGATTTGCTCACTTACAAGACCGTGAAGGTCAAATTCAAATCTATGTGCGTAAAGACCAAGTAGGAGATGAAGCGTATGAACTATTCAAGCACGCTGACCTCGGGGATTTCTTTGGCGTCACTGGACAAATTATGAAGACTGATACAGGAGAAGTAACTGTTAAGGCGAAAACCATCGTCCTATTAACTAAAGCGTTACGCCCGTTACCAGATAAATATCATGGCTTGACGAATATCGAACAACGTTACCGTCAACGTTACCTTGATTTAATCAGTAACAAAGATAGCTTTGATCGTTTCATGAAGCGTAGTCAAATTATTAGTGAAATCCGTCGTTACTTAGATAGTAATGGCTATGTAGAAGTGGAAACACCTGTTTTACACAATGATGCTGGTGGTGCAACTGCGAGACCGTTCATCACACATCATAATGCGTTGGATATGGATCTATATCTACGAATCGCTCTAGAATTACATTTGAAACGTCTGATCGTAGGCGGTATGGAAAAAGTCTATGAAATCGGCCGTGTTTTCCGTAATGAAGGAATCGATACAACGCATAATCCTGAGTTTACAATGTTAGAGGCTTATACAGCTTATACAGATTATAAAGATGTGATGGATCTAACTGAGGGGATCATTCGTAATGCCGCTGAAAAAGTATTAGGCACATCGACTATTACTTATGATGGAAAACAGGTGGATTTAGGTTCTGAATTCAAACGTGTTCATATGGTTGATGCGATCAAAGAGCAAACAGGTGTCGACTTCTGGCAAGAAATGACGGTTGAACAAGCACGTGATTTGGCTGAGAAGCACAATGTAGAAATCAATGATAACATGGCTGTAGGGCATATTTTAAATGAATTCTTCGAAACCTTTGTAGAAGAAACCTTGCAACAGCCAACGTTTGTTTATGGACATCCAGTTGAAGTTTCTCCGTTAGCGAAGAAAAATCCAGAAGACGGACGTTTCACTGACCGTTTTGAATTATTTATAGTAGGAAAAGAATTTGCAAATGCGTTCACTGAACTAAATGATCCGATTGATCAACGTGAACGTTTCGAGGGACAAGAAAAAGAACGTGAGCAAGGAAATGATGAAGCTCATGGCGTTGATGAAGACTTTATCGAGGCTTTAGAATATGGATTGCCGCCAACCGGTGGTTTAGGTATTGGTATTGATCGTCTAGTAATGCTTTTAACAGATGCACAATCGATTCGGGACGTACTATTATTCCCAACAATGAGATAA